The following proteins are encoded in a genomic region of Lactiplantibacillus plantarum:
- a CDS encoding L,D-transpeptidase, whose amino-acid sequence MKISVHQLIWVTIGAISLTIFTGFGHLFARHHQAIASNRPITKVSHSATKVTTPVPETVDWHKPSLSRPYPKLAKYDDINIQVSIKKQRIYLKNHDQTLYTMLASTGKHGSDTPKGHFEIQAERGQHFFNTQSGEGANYWVSFKDHGIYLFHSVPVDANDQYIVKEAQQLGKVANSHGCIRLTIADAKWLYENISTHTPVVVS is encoded by the coding sequence TTGAAAATCAGTGTTCATCAGCTCATCTGGGTCACGATTGGCGCAATTAGCTTAACTATTTTTACCGGATTCGGACACCTATTTGCCCGGCACCACCAGGCTATTGCCAGTAATCGGCCAATCACTAAAGTTAGTCATTCAGCAACTAAGGTAACCACGCCAGTCCCGGAGACCGTTGACTGGCACAAGCCCTCCCTGTCACGGCCGTATCCCAAACTGGCTAAATACGATGACATCAACATTCAGGTTTCAATCAAAAAACAGCGAATCTACTTAAAAAACCACGATCAGACCCTTTATACCATGCTTGCTTCTACGGGCAAACATGGCTCTGATACCCCCAAAGGACACTTTGAAATCCAAGCCGAACGAGGACAACACTTTTTTAACACGCAATCGGGTGAAGGCGCCAATTACTGGGTCTCATTCAAGGATCATGGGATTTACCTATTTCACTCAGTCCCAGTCGATGCTAACGATCAATACATCGTTAAAGAAGCCCAGCAACTTGGTAAAGTCGCCAATTCACATGGTTGTATTCGCCTGACGATTGCTGATGCCAAATGGC